The proteins below come from a single Ictidomys tridecemlineatus isolate mIctTri1 chromosome 8, mIctTri1.hap1, whole genome shotgun sequence genomic window:
- the Cox7a2 gene encoding cytochrome c oxidase subunit 7A2, mitochondrial isoform X3 → MLRNMLEDNGIPVHLKGGVADALLYRATMVLTVGVVLFVFQEQLMPYMSWPRLLFPRSRIDFSLLSNHLVQFNSALYGPVL, encoded by the exons GAGGATAATGGAATTCCGGTGCATCTAAAGGGTGGAGTAGCTGATGCCCTGCTGTATAGAGCCACCATGGTTCTTACAGTTGGTG ttgttttgtttgtttttcaggaaCAGCTTATGCCATATATGAGTTGGCCAAGGCTTCTTTTCCCAAGAAGCAGGATTGACTTCAGTCTTCTCAGCAATCATTTGGTTCAGTTTAATTCAGCTCTCTATGGACCAGTACTCTAA